One segment of Ricinus communis isolate WT05 ecotype wild-type chromosome 8, ASM1957865v1, whole genome shotgun sequence DNA contains the following:
- the LOC8270722 gene encoding GDSL esterase/lipase 5 isoform X3: MARRLFAFFISYHLILIISTISRAQLVQPDKHVSLFIFGDSFLDAGNNNYIKTRTIDQANYRPYGETYFNFPTGRFSDSRLISDFIVPPFLQPSLDQYFFGAILHRMGQVLWLKLTKDMKFTRLQVKSRRSLIYHH; the protein is encoded by the exons ATGGCAAGAAGGCTctttgctttctttatttcttatcaTCTAATCCTCATCATCTCAACAATTTCCAGAGCACAACTTGTGCAGCCGGATAAACATGTTTCCCTCTTCATCTTTGGCGATTCATTTTTGGATGCTGGAAACAACAATTACATTAAAACAAGAACTATCGACCAAGCAAACTACCGGCCTTATGGAGAGACATACTTCAACTTCCCTACAGGACGTTTCTCCGACAGCCGTTTGATATCGGACTTTATCG TTCCACCTTTTCTACAGCCTAGCCTTGATCAATACTTTTTTGGAGCGATTTTGCATCGGATGGGGCAGGTGCTCTGGTTGAAACTTACAAAGGATAT GAAATTTACAAGACTGCAGGTCAAAAGTCGGCGTTCATTAATTTACCACCATTAG
- the LOC8270722 gene encoding GDSL esterase/lipase 5 isoform X1 → MARRLFAFFISYHLILIISTISRAQLVQPDKHVSLFIFGDSFLDAGNNNYIKTRTIDQANYRPYGETYFNFPTGRFSDSRLISDFIVAEYANLPLVPPFLQPSLDQYFFGAILHRMGQVLWLKLTKDMKFTRLQVKSRRSLIYHH, encoded by the exons ATGGCAAGAAGGCTctttgctttctttatttcttatcaTCTAATCCTCATCATCTCAACAATTTCCAGAGCACAACTTGTGCAGCCGGATAAACATGTTTCCCTCTTCATCTTTGGCGATTCATTTTTGGATGCTGGAAACAACAATTACATTAAAACAAGAACTATCGACCAAGCAAACTACCGGCCTTATGGAGAGACATACTTCAACTTCCCTACAGGACGTTTCTCCGACAGCCGTTTGATATCGGACTTTATCG TAGCTGAGTATGCAAATCTTCCATTAGTTCCACCTTTTCTACAGCCTAGCCTTGATCAATACTTTTTTGGAGCGATTTTGCATCGGATGGGGCAGGTGCTCTGGTTGAAACTTACAAAGGATAT GAAATTTACAAGACTGCAGGTCAAAAGTCGGCGTTCATTAATTTACCACCATTAG
- the LOC8270722 gene encoding GDSL esterase/lipase 5 isoform X2: protein MARRLFAFFISYHLILIISTISRAQLVQPDKHVSLFIFGDSFLDAGNNNYIKTRTIDQANYRPYGETYFNFPTGRFSDSRLISDFIAEYANLPLVPPFLQPSLDQYFFGAILHRMGQVLWLKLTKDMKFTRLQVKSRRSLIYHH from the exons ATGGCAAGAAGGCTctttgctttctttatttcttatcaTCTAATCCTCATCATCTCAACAATTTCCAGAGCACAACTTGTGCAGCCGGATAAACATGTTTCCCTCTTCATCTTTGGCGATTCATTTTTGGATGCTGGAAACAACAATTACATTAAAACAAGAACTATCGACCAAGCAAACTACCGGCCTTATGGAGAGACATACTTCAACTTCCCTACAGGACGTTTCTCCGACAGCCGTTTGATATCGGACTTTATCG CTGAGTATGCAAATCTTCCATTAGTTCCACCTTTTCTACAGCCTAGCCTTGATCAATACTTTTTTGGAGCGATTTTGCATCGGATGGGGCAGGTGCTCTGGTTGAAACTTACAAAGGATAT GAAATTTACAAGACTGCAGGTCAAAAGTCGGCGTTCATTAATTTACCACCATTAG
- the LOC125370904 gene encoding uncharacterized protein LOC125370904, translated as MEFSDSTESSQESFSDSDDSEIPILMIGLHEESQENILEDVIQCPLSPTLLSSFFVSSPPPETFQFTTKPPPVPYIPIQILPSKYSKPVPVIAFFDTGAQRSMMNSMVLPSEYWKPHDQFFRAANGQTFKTTLITRQKIEIQFFPNCVVWTHIIGSDLPNKDILIGFDVYHQAQKLQILPTGIKFKRQFRPYTETSNLFSVTDTIPPFLPYTEKFLQFCPESHSHFQHPLPLWKNPQFYISLSFKLNEDINPTKATHMGMSPTDLALARSECLKLSERIRGKKRLVIDYKPLNHFLQDNKFPLPRISNLKVHIQKAQYYSKFDLKAGFWQLGIQPTERYKTAFCIPNAQYQWTVMPFGLKTAPSQFQKTMIEIFGPILYSSLIYIDDILLFSETAEDHHQLLQ; from the exons TCACAAGAATCTTTTTCAGACTCAGACGATAGTGAAATACCAATCTTGATGATTGGTCTGCATGAAGAAAGCCAGGAGAATATTCTGGAAGATGTAATACAATGTCCTCTCTCTCCAACCCtactgtcttctttctttgtttcttctcCACCTCctgaaacttttcaatttactaCAAAACCTCCTCCAGTCCCATATATTCCCATACAGATACTACCCTCAAAATACTCCAAGCCTGTACCAGtaatagctttctttgacactggagcacaaagaagcatgatgaactCAATGGTTCTCCCATCAGAGTATTGGAAGCCCCATGATCAGTTCTTCAGGGCAGCTAATGGTCAAACCTTCAAAACCACTCTGATCACAAGACAGAAGATCGAAATACAGTTTTTTCCTAATTGCGTTGTATGGACGCACATCATTGGTTCAGATCTTCCAAACAAGGATATCCTGATAggatttgatgtttatcaCCAAGCTCAAAAGCTCCAAATCCTTCCAACTGGCATAAAGTTCAAGAGACAGTTTCGGCCATACACTGAAACTTCAAATCTGTTTTCTGTGACGGATACTATTCCACCATTCCTTCCATACACAGAAAAATTCCTTCAGTTCTGTCCGGAATCTCATTCACATTTTCAACATCCTCTTCCTCTGTGGAAAAATCCACAATTCTATATCAGCCTCTCCTTCAAACTTAATGAAGACATTAACCCTACTAAAGCCACACACATGGGAATGTCTCCCACAGACCTAGCCCTTGCCCGATCAGAATGCCTGAAACT GTCTGAAAGGATCCGAGGAAAGAAGAGGCTTGTCATAGACTACAAGCCCTTAAACCATTTCCTTCAAGACAACAAATTTCCTCTCCCTCGAATCTCAAATCTCAAGGTCCACATCCAAAAGGCCCAATACTATTCCAAATTTGACCTAAAGGCGGGCTTTTGGCAACTCGGTATCCAGCCCACAGAGAGATACAAGACTGCATTTTGTATCCCTAATGCCCAATACCAGTGGACTGTTATGCCCTTTGGGCTCAAGACGGCCCCATCTCAATTCCAGAAGACaatgattgagatttttgggcctatcctttaCTCTTCTTTGATCTACATCGACGACATCCTTCTATTCTCAGAAACAGCAGAGGACCATCACCAACTGTTACAATAG